From one Microlunatus sp. Gsoil 973 genomic stretch:
- the ngcE gene encoding N-acetylglucosamine/diacetylchitobiose ABC transporter substrate-binding protein: protein MTESIGSARLDRRGLLRGSLATAALAGLGGTLAGCATSGGGQVKQETGTKSADNPFGVPDGSTIDAVIFNGGYGYDYVQFAADQLKKKLPKVTPKVTPSTQIAQELQPRFAGGDPPDLIDNSGAGAMTFNSIQDQLEDLRDVFDANNYEGTKISDTLYPGAIEAGTFGGKVLEVNYVLSLYAIWYSASLFKENGWSVPQTWDEVIDLGAKAKAKGKYLWVWGKEAATYYQTLAMESATKAAGDDFRLPLENLKPKSWSHPAIQNVFKALETCVQKGYFKPGGAGTQFTKAQAQWSNDQAAILYPSGAWIENEMKDQTKEGFEMTGAPVPVASTSGEAMPYNAIYSTAGEPFIVPKGKNPAGGKELLRAMLSKEASANFAKTKLAPTIVKGGIPDDAFGSTALASQVKMLNDAGSNTFRFTTIGIYGMNTDQLVVWNNFLSGKIDAKGLTEGLQKIMDKVADDPSVKKTKAT from the coding sequence ATGACAGAATCCATCGGATCGGCCCGGCTGGACCGCCGCGGCCTGCTCCGCGGGTCATTGGCGACCGCAGCCCTGGCGGGTCTGGGAGGGACCCTCGCCGGCTGCGCCACCAGTGGCGGCGGCCAAGTCAAGCAGGAGACCGGGACCAAGTCGGCAGACAACCCGTTCGGGGTGCCGGACGGCTCAACCATCGACGCGGTCATCTTCAACGGCGGCTACGGCTACGACTACGTCCAGTTCGCCGCCGACCAGCTCAAGAAGAAGCTGCCGAAGGTCACCCCGAAGGTGACCCCGTCGACCCAGATCGCCCAGGAGCTGCAACCTCGCTTCGCCGGCGGCGATCCGCCGGATCTGATCGACAACTCCGGCGCCGGCGCCATGACCTTCAACTCCATCCAGGACCAGCTGGAGGACCTCCGGGACGTCTTCGACGCCAACAACTACGAGGGCACCAAGATCTCCGACACGCTCTACCCGGGAGCGATCGAAGCCGGCACCTTCGGCGGCAAAGTGCTCGAGGTCAACTACGTCCTCTCGCTCTATGCGATCTGGTATTCCGCCTCGCTATTCAAGGAGAACGGCTGGTCGGTGCCGCAAACGTGGGACGAGGTCATTGATCTTGGTGCCAAGGCGAAGGCCAAGGGCAAGTACCTCTGGGTCTGGGGCAAGGAGGCGGCAACCTATTACCAGACGCTGGCGATGGAGTCGGCCACCAAAGCCGCCGGCGACGACTTCCGGCTCCCGCTGGAGAACCTCAAGCCGAAGTCCTGGTCGCATCCGGCGATCCAGAACGTGTTCAAGGCGTTGGAGACCTGCGTTCAGAAGGGTTACTTCAAGCCCGGTGGTGCCGGCACGCAGTTCACCAAGGCCCAGGCCCAGTGGAGCAACGATCAGGCCGCGATCCTCTACCCCTCCGGGGCATGGATCGAGAACGAGATGAAGGACCAGACCAAGGAGGGCTTCGAGATGACCGGCGCCCCGGTGCCGGTGGCCTCGACATCTGGCGAGGCGATGCCGTACAACGCGATCTACAGCACCGCCGGCGAGCCCTTCATCGTCCCCAAGGGCAAGAATCCGGCGGGCGGCAAGGAGCTCCTCCGGGCAATGCTCTCCAAGGAGGCGTCGGCCAACTTCGCCAAGACCAAGCTGGCACCGACGATCGTCAAGGGCGGCATTCCGGACGACGCCTTCGGCTCGACCGCGCTCGCCTCGCAGGTCAAGATGCTCAACGATGCCGGCAGCAACACCTTCCGCTTCACCACGATCGGCATCTACGGCATGAACACCGATCAGCTGGTGGTCTGGAACAACTTCCTCTCCGGCAAGATCGACGCCAAGGGCCTCACCGAGGGTCTGCAGAAGATCATGGACAAGGTTGCCGATGACCCGTCGGTCAAGAAGACCAAGGCCACATGA
- a CDS encoding nucleotide pyrophosphohydrolase, whose translation MSDLIELRDGMRRFTEERDWAKYHDPKSLIMALVSEVGELAELFQWLPAEAALETAREEPLHRRVEEEISDVLLYLIRLADVLDVDLAEAAARKMQSSAAKHQPGQQPTRFILPE comes from the coding sequence GTGTCTGATCTCATTGAGCTACGCGACGGAATGCGGCGCTTCACCGAGGAGCGGGACTGGGCCAAGTACCACGACCCGAAGTCACTGATTATGGCCCTGGTCAGTGAGGTGGGTGAGCTGGCCGAACTGTTCCAGTGGCTTCCCGCCGAAGCGGCATTGGAGACCGCCCGTGAGGAACCGCTACACAGACGGGTTGAGGAAGAAATCTCCGATGTGCTGCTCTATCTGATCCGACTCGCCGACGTGCTAGATGTTGATCTTGCAGAGGCCGCGGCACGAAAGATGCAGTCGTCTGCCGCCAAGCACCAGCCCGGTCAGCAGCCGACTCGATTCATCCTCCCTGAATAG
- a CDS encoding carbohydrate ABC transporter permease — protein MSTSAASTRATASGTTPRRRRRRWTFDKISFLAVFLGVPLIIYVVFVISPFIQSIYYSLTDWGGFSTTMNFVGLANFKELLSDDLFLTALRNNITLLIVLPVFTIVVALIFASLVTVAGSNRGAVRGLRNSSFYRVVSFFPYVIPGVVIGLIWAQVYDPSSGLLNGVLTKVGLHQFESYPWIGDERTALAASIFAMAWGGIGFYMVLFIAAIRGIEPELFEAMRIDGAGRWKTAMHLTMPMIRDNVQTAYIYLGIAALDGFVFMQALNPTGGPNNSTLVMGQVLFRTAFEHGKYGLATAMGVALSIVTLAFSALVFAVNRLLGAERDVAR, from the coding sequence ATGAGCACATCGGCAGCATCGACACGGGCGACGGCGTCGGGCACCACGCCCCGGCGCCGTCGTCGCCGTTGGACCTTCGACAAGATCAGCTTTCTGGCCGTCTTCCTGGGCGTCCCACTGATCATCTATGTCGTCTTCGTGATCTCCCCGTTCATTCAGTCCATCTACTACTCGCTGACTGACTGGGGTGGCTTCAGCACGACCATGAACTTCGTCGGCCTGGCGAACTTCAAGGAGCTGCTCAGCGATGATCTCTTCCTGACCGCTCTGCGCAACAACATCACCCTGTTGATCGTGTTGCCGGTCTTCACCATCGTCGTCGCGTTGATCTTCGCCTCACTGGTCACTGTCGCCGGCAGCAACCGCGGTGCGGTACGTGGCCTGCGGAACTCCAGCTTCTACCGGGTCGTCTCGTTCTTTCCGTACGTCATCCCGGGTGTGGTCATCGGTCTGATCTGGGCGCAGGTCTACGATCCCAGCTCCGGCCTGCTCAACGGCGTGCTGACCAAGGTCGGCCTACACCAGTTCGAGTCGTATCCGTGGATCGGCGACGAGCGGACCGCCCTGGCCGCGTCGATCTTCGCCATGGCCTGGGGCGGCATCGGCTTCTACATGGTGCTGTTCATTGCCGCGATCCGCGGCATCGAACCCGAACTCTTCGAGGCGATGCGCATCGATGGTGCCGGACGGTGGAAGACCGCGATGCACCTCACCATGCCGATGATCAGGGACAACGTCCAGACGGCGTACATCTATCTCGGTATCGCTGCCCTCGACGGGTTCGTCTTCATGCAGGCCCTGAATCCGACCGGCGGCCCGAACAACTCCACATTGGTTATGGGTCAGGTGCTCTTCCGGACCGCCTTCGAGCACGGCAAGTACGGCCTGGCCACCGCCATGGGTGTCGCACTCTCGATCGTCACGCTGGCCTTCTCGGCGCTGGTCTTCGCGGTGAACCGACTACTCGGCGCAGAAAGGGACGTGGCGCGGTGA